Proteins from one Setaria italica strain Yugu1 chromosome V, Setaria_italica_v2.0, whole genome shotgun sequence genomic window:
- the LOC101755577 gene encoding centrosomal protein of 290 kDa gives MEIENLRFQLAMKKKELQYSQENKKLRAELALRAKDMEHLIKENEELKAQNEVLQNKENKKLRADLALKAKDMENLIKENEKLKAENEVLLSKIWDL, from the exons ATGGAGATTGAAAACTTAAGGTTTCAGTTAGCTATGAAAAAGAAAGAGCTTCAGtactctcaggagaacaagaagcTGAGGGCAGAGCTGGCTCTGAGGGCAAAAGACATGGAGcatctaatcaaggaaaatgaGGAGCTAAAAGCCCAGAACGAGGTCCTCCAAAACAAA gagaacaagaagcTGAGGGCAGATCTGGCTCTGAAGGCAAAAGACATGGAGaatctaatcaaggaaaatgaGAAGCTAAAAGCCGAGAACGAGGTCCTCCTAAGCAAAATATG GGACCTGTAA